In a genomic window of Tursiops truncatus isolate mTurTru1 chromosome 7, mTurTru1.mat.Y, whole genome shotgun sequence:
- the CCL20 gene encoding C-C motif chemokine 20 isoform X1, which produces MMCSSKSLLLAALMSLLLLHLCSKSEAASNFDCCLQYTEKILHPKFIVGFTQQLANEACDINAVILYTKRRLAVCADPKKSWVKHVVHILSQRVKKM; this is translated from the exons ATGATGTGCAGTAGCAAGAGTTTGCTCCTGGCTGCTTTGATGTCACTGCTGCTACTCCACCTCTGCAGCAAGTCAGAAG cagcAAGCAACTTTGACTGCTGCCTccaatatacagaaaaaatccTTCATCCCAAATTTATCGTGGGGTTCACACAGCAGCTGGCCAATGAAGCTTGTGACATCAATGCAGTCAT CTTATACACAAAGAGAAGATTAGCTGTGTGTGCAGATCCAAAGAAGAGTTGGGTGAAACATGTAGTGCATATCCTCAG tCAAAGAGTCAAGAAGATGTAA
- the CCL20 gene encoding C-C motif chemokine 20 isoform X2, with protein MMCSSKSLLLAALMSLLLLHLCSKSEASNFDCCLQYTEKILHPKFIVGFTQQLANEACDINAVILYTKRRLAVCADPKKSWVKHVVHILSQRVKKM; from the exons ATGATGTGCAGTAGCAAGAGTTTGCTCCTGGCTGCTTTGATGTCACTGCTGCTACTCCACCTCTGCAGCAAGTCAGAAG cAAGCAACTTTGACTGCTGCCTccaatatacagaaaaaatccTTCATCCCAAATTTATCGTGGGGTTCACACAGCAGCTGGCCAATGAAGCTTGTGACATCAATGCAGTCAT CTTATACACAAAGAGAAGATTAGCTGTGTGTGCAGATCCAAAGAAGAGTTGGGTGAAACATGTAGTGCATATCCTCAG tCAAAGAGTCAAGAAGATGTAA